From Chryseotalea sp. WA131a:
AAAAAATCGCCCACAGGCCCGATCAAGTACGACATCGACCGCATGAAAGCAGTGATTGAATTGGTGGCTGAAAAATCGAACTGGGGCAAAAAGAAAAATGTAGCGCAGGGGTTCAGTGTTTATTTCTCACATCGCTCGTATGTGGCACAAGTGGCCGAAGTGGAAGTTAAGAATGGAAAACCTACGTTGCAAAAAATTTATGCTGCAGCCGATTGTGGTGTGGTGGTGAACCTAAGTGGTGCGATGCAACAAGTACGCGGTGGTATTGTGGACGGACTCGGTCATGCCTTCTATGGAAATCTGACTTTTAAGAATGGTGAACCAGAGCAAAAGAATTTCAACACCTATCGGTTGATTCGGTTGAAAGAGATTCCTGAAATTGATGTTCACTTTGTGAACAACGGCATTGACCCAACAGGTTTGGGCGAGCCAGCACTTCCCCCGACAGGTGGCGCGGTGGCAAATGCATTCTTTAAAGCAACGGGCAAGCGATTGTACAACCAGCCGTTCTTTAAGCAGGACGCGTTAGAGGGTGTGCAGTTAGGGACGAAGGGGTGATTTTATTTGATGGTTGTGGTGTCATGAATTTATGAATACTAACGTTTTAAAGGAACTATATTGGACGGTTGGGATTGCGGTAGCAACTGGGACAATTGGGATGTTGTTATTTAATGCTCGACTTTGGGATGGGCAACCAGTTGAGATTCAACTTCCAGAAATGTATTTAGTTTTCTCAAAGCTATCAGTGTTAATAATTATTTTTTTAATTCTGTTGACGAGTTGTTATATAACGCGGATAATTTATTACAAACTCGACAATAAAATATTGATGGGATTTTTGACATTCCTTTTATTGTCCCTTCTGCTTTATCAATTCGCTTATTTAGAATGGATAAATGGATTTGAATATCACATTGCCCCAGCCGTTGATAAAGGTGATTATTTTCAAAAACTTGACGTTCTTGGGTTTAAAGAATTCAGAGTACTTATGTGGACATTAATTTCCGCTAACGGGATAATCTTAACGGCAGTTGGTCTGAGATTTTTTAAAACTAAAGAGATTGAGTTGACTCGCATGAAGACCCAATAATGCTTATGTTTCATTGTGAGGATTATTATTTTTGGGTAAGAAACATATTCACAATATAAATATATAACCACAAATCCCCTTTTCATCGGATTTCAATGGAACAGAAAAGAACTAGCTTTCTACTAAAAATCACCCGCTGATGAAAAAACTATCGAACACCTACGTTATACTTTTTTTGTAATCACTGGCCATGAGCAACGCCTACTCCACAAAGTAAAAGCCAAGGCCGTGGTATTACTTTACTAAATCCAAGTAAGGGGATTTATAAAGAACCCAGAGTAAACTCAGCTTGCTTAACATCTCTGGAATTTCCTCCCACAAAAACTTGAAATTTGCCAGGTTCGTAACCAAAACTCAAATCGGATTTATAAAAAGATAAATCCTTGACGTGAATAGTAAAATGAACGGTCTTATTTTCGCCCGCTTTGAAATTGATTTTCTGGAAGCCCTTCAACTCCTTAACGGGACGGGTGATGGAGCCAACCAAATCCCGAATATATAATTGAACCACTTCCGCTCCATCGCGCGAGCCTGTATTGGTCACCTCGATAGTAAGGTTTAGCGAGTCGGTTGGTAAAATATCTGTTTTACTCAATTTGATTTCTCCATATGAAAATTGAGTATAGCTCAAACCAAATCCAAAGGGATACACTGGGTCGTTGGAAACATCTAAATAATTTGAACGGAATTTTTGAAACCACTTATCATTGCCCAGTGGACGACCTGTATTTTTATGGGAATAGTAAAGCGGTAGCTGCCCTACATTTTGAGGAAACGTGGTGGTTAGTTTACCCGATGGATTGACATCGCCAAATAAAACATCGGCAATGGCATCGCCTGCTTCGCTGCCGCCATACCACACATTTAAAATCGCGGGAACATTTTCTTCTTCCCATGCAAGTGCCAAAGGCCTTCCAGTAAACAAAACCAACACCACGGGCTTTCCTGTCTTCAATAATGCTTTTACCAATTCCTTTTGTGTTTCTGGAATTTCAATGTTCGTTCGGCTCGATGCTTCTCCGCTCATTTCAGCCGATTCTCCAACAGCCGCAATAATTACATCTGCGCCCTTTGCTATTTGCACGGCTTCGTTGCGTAGCTCTTCTGCCGAACGCTTGTCGCGATGAAGAGTTTTGCCAAACATAGTTCCACGTTCTTCAATAGCCTCATCTGCATCTAAGTTAGAACCTTTTGCATATACTACTTTTGCACTTGCTCCTACTGCTTTTTGTAATCCTTCACGTACCGAAATCGATTCTGAAAAACGTGCCGCTACACTCCATGTGCCTGTCATATTTTCTTTGGCATCAGCCAGCGGCCCAACCAAGGCAATCGTTCCCGTTTTTTTGATGGGAAGAATATCTCCTTTGTTCTTTAGCAAAACAAAACTTTGTGCGGCAATGCTTCGCGCCTCCGCTCGGTTCGCAGATGTAAAAATTTCGTTTTTTGCTCTATCGACATTGCAGTAGCGATAGGGATCATGAAAGAGACCCAACTTGAATTTTGCTTCCAATATTCTTCGGCACGCATCGTTGATTTGTTTTTCTGATATTTTACCTTCTTTCACAGATTGACGGAGTGTACTTAGCAGACCTTCGCTTACCATGTCCATATCCAAACCGGCATCTAATGCTTTGGCTGAAACAGTTTGCAAATCGCCAAGGCCATGGTTAATCATTTCGCTTACGCCTGTATAATCTGAAACCAGAAAGCCTTTGAAGTTCCACTCGTTACGCAGCACATCGGTGAGCAGCCACTTATTGGCCGTAGCCGGCACACCATCTATTTCGTTAAAGGATGCCATTACACTTCCAACACCAGCGTCAATTGCCGCTTTGTAAGGCGGAAGGTATTCGTTGTACATGCGCACGCGGCTCATGTCGGTGGTGTTGTAATCGCGGCCAGCTTCGGCCGCACCGTAAAGTGCGTAGTGCTTGACGCAGGATAGGATTGTATTGTTTGCTGACAAATCGTTGCCTTGATAGCCGCGCACCATCGCTTTTGCAATCTCCGAACCGAGGTGAGGATCTTCACCGCTTCCTTCCGAAATTCTGCCCCAGCGCGCATCGCGGGAAATATCTACCATGGGCGAAAATGTCCAGTTGATTCCATCGGCACTAGCCTCTTGTGCCGCTATGCGTGCGCTACGCTCAATCAACTTCATATCCCATGAACAACTCAACCCCAATGGAATTGGAAAAATGCTTTCATATCCATGGATCACATCCATTCCAAAAATCAATGGAATTTTTGTACGGCTTTTTTCTACAGCAATTTTTTGTACCTCTCTGATTTTGGCGACTGACTTTATGTTGAACAAGCCGCCCACCATTCCGCTCTCGATTTTCTTTGCAATGTCTGAGCTGCCTGTTTCACCTGTCACCATATCGCCTGACGAGGGCAGGTTGAGTTGGCCGATTTTCTCTTCAAGTGTCATTTGACTGAGAATGGAATCGACCACGTGCGTCATGCGGTCGCTTTTTTGCTGGGGCGTTGAGCAGGCCATTGCCAAGAGCAAGGCACTGAAAGGGAGTATAGATTTTGAGAACATCGTGATTAGATTAGTGGATAGTTTTTTTTATTGAGAGGTATGAATGTTATGGCGCAAAGCCCAATTTTGTTTTGGCTACTTGCACTTCAGGGGCCGACATAAATAAATTCCACAATAGTCCCGAGCGGTAGTTCTCCATCATCACTACGATCGGCCCTTGGTCGATGGCGAGGTACCATGGTTTTGTCCAGTTGGCTTGCTCGCTAAAGCCATCATAAAATCCGTACGTTCCAAAAATTTTTGTGTTGAGGCTGTCGTAGAAGTAGCGCATGGCCACTTGGCTTTCTTTCGGTGTATAGGGAAAAGAGGAAAGAGCTGCTGTTGGGCTAATCACACTTTTGTCTTCGTTGGGGCTATGGGCGGCATAAAATTTTATGGAATAACCCGCAGTAAGACCCCAGCAGTTAGGTCCGTAGCCTTTATAATGGAGTGGGTTCTCAACACAGTATTTATAATTAATCAGTGTGTGATTGACATTGTGTTGCCAATAATCGGCATAGGTATCTTTTAGCTTGCGCGGATCCAATCCCAAAAATGAATAGTGCGACCAAAACAGCGGCCCTCCAAATTGTTGTGCCCCGTTGTGCTTCAATGCAAGATGCAATCCATATTGCTGATGTGCCGAATCATTTCGAATGGCACCTTTGCGCGCCCAACCTTCATGATAGGCAGCGGCAGGTATTGAATGTGTTGGCGAAGCGGCTGCAAGAACGTACGTAATCAGGCATTCATTGTAACCTTCCAACGGAAAATTCATCACCCACTCTTTGTCGGGCGACCAGTGCCAATACAGTACATTTTTTTTGTTTTGATACCAATCCCACTCCACACCTCGCCACAGCGAATCGATTTTGCTGGCCAGCGCCTTTTCTTCTTTGTTGCCATCTTTAAAATATTGGCGCACGCACAAAAGACCTTGCACTAAAAACGCGGTCTCCACCAAATCACCACCATCATCATTTTTACTGAATGGTTTTACTTTTCCTGTTTCGCCATACATCCAATGTGGCCATGCACCATGAAAGCGATCGGCTTTTGCTAACCAATTCGTTAGCTTGATCATGCGTTTCGTTCCTTCTGTGCGTGTAATAAAGCCTCGCTCCATACCAACCAATATGGCCATCACGCCAAAGCCTGTGCCACCTGTTGTCACCACATTTTTGTCATTGTCCGGATAATCATTATCCAAATGAATTCGCTCGCGTGCCGCGCCAGAAACAGGCTCGGCTCCTTCCCAGAAATACTGAAAGGTTTTGTATTGGACTAACGTGAAAAGTGAATCATCAGAAATGGATTTGCTTGATTCATTTTTTGAAGAAGGCTTGCATGAATGGAGCACAAGCACCATTACAAAAGTGGCTACAAACAGGTACTTCATATTTTTTTCGATTAGCCCAATTCTCATATTGATCAGAATTTAATAATCTTACTTTTTTGTGAAAGCCCCGTTTCACCAATGGCTTCGATTTGCACGTAATAAGTTATGCCCTTGTTCAATCCTCTAAAATAGCGCTCTGTTTTGTCGTGTACCATAATGCAGTTGTATAATTTATCGGGTTGAACCCCATAATAAATGTTGTAGGCATACGCACCGTCCACAGCCTTCCATGTAAAGGTCGCATCACGGGTGTCAACATGCCTTGCAATTTTGAAACCCGAAACTGTTTCCGGTTGATTGCCTTCTGCTTTTCCAAATACGCGAAAGCCAGCAATGGCAAATTTTCCATCGGCCATGTGAATGTTTTCCAGTTTGAGATAGCGGGTGCGAAACGGTCTTTTTAATTGTACATAATCGTGTGGCACATCGGTTTTGTTTTTACTTTTGTCAATCAAGGTCTGCCACTTTTCACCATCCTGGCTATGGTGTATTACATATTGATGGTAAATGTTGTATTGCTTATCGCGAAGGCGTGCACCTTCATCTGCATAGTTTATCTGGATAGCATACAGGTCATATTCCCTGCCTAAATCGACCGCTAAAAACTCACCAGCTTGATCTGATGCAGCGCTCCAATAGTCACGAATATTTTCGTTGAAAGCGAGCGATGGATCTTTTCCGTTTAAAGAAGAGGATGCCCACGCTTTCTTTTTATACGAAAGCAACATCCATCCTGTAAAGGTAGATTGGGTGTGATCGCGCAAAGCTGAAGCGTGATAGCTGGGGTAATCGCCAAATGCCGTGATGCTATACATTTGTCCATCGGCATCAAAACCTGTCGGGAAAACGCCCAACCTTCTTTCAAATTTGTACTTGATCCAATTCAGCATGGTGGCAATATGCCAATAGTTTCCAAATTTGTCTTGAAAGGTGCTACCATGGCCGGCTCCAGTGATGAAGCCGCCAACCTTTGTAGAAAATGGATTGTAATTTTGGTACACAAACGGACCAAGAGGATGGTCGCCCACCAATACACCATCGGCATACACATTGAACTCTGTGCCGGGTGCAGCATACTGATAATAATATTTGCCGTTGTGCTTGGTCATCCAAGCCCCTTCGGTATAGGGGGCGATGGTTGTATCAGTATTGTCTTCCCCAAAACGTTCCCATCCATGTTCATTTGGGTATAGCCTCGATAATTCCTTTTTTTCACCCACTGGCTGATATTTTTTTTTCGTATCCAACTCCATACCGTACAAAGGGAATGTGTTGCTGCTTCCCCAATACACGTAGGCTTTGCCATCGTCATCTTTAAAAAAGGAAGGATCCCACGTGGATACGCGAAAAGAGTCTGTCAGTATTTTCCACTTCGCGTGAACGGGGTCCGTACTAAAATAAAGTGGCATGGGGTCAGGTGCTGCAAAAGACGGAATAAACAATAATGTATCGCCCCAAGCCCATGCACCGGGTGCACACACATTGTCGGCCGCTATGCCATTACTTTGAAAATCTTGTTTCACAAAGTTCCACTTACGCATATTGGCACTCCACCAGTATCCGTTTTGGTTGGTTGAAAACAGATAAAGTGTATCGCGCAGTTTAACTACAGCAGGGTCTGCGGTACTGCGGTGCGATTGATCTTGTGCGTAGTATTTATGGGTAGATGGTATGTATGCATAATCCAGATTCATGGGATTGCAATACGTGTTCGGGATATCAAGATACCCAGGTTGGTGTTGTTCACAGCCGATTAGCAAAATCAGAGCAGCCAATAGGACAAAAAAATAAATAACTTTAATTGAAACGTTCATGATGAACTAATAGCTAAAGCCAAGTTTTGTCAAACCATCTTTCACTTCCGGTGCTGACATAAATAAGTTCCAGAGCAATGCCGAGCGATGGTTCTCAATCATAATGATGATCGGCCCTTGATCAATAGCCAGATATGAATTAGCGATCCAACCTTCAGTAACATTAAAGGCATCGTAAAAACCGTAGTCGCCCCAAAGTTGATCGCCCATGGTGTAGTAGAAAAACTTTAAAGCATCCATGCTTTCAGTAGGTGTGTAAGGCATTGATGAGAGTGCAGCTGTTGGCGAAATCACACCCAAATCGTTGGTTGGCGAATGGGCGGAATAACCCGATTGATTGTCACTGGCCGTTAAACCCCAATTTT
This genomic window contains:
- the bglX gene encoding beta-glucosidase BglX — its product is MFSKSILPFSALLLAMACSTPQQKSDRMTHVVDSILSQMTLEEKIGQLNLPSSGDMVTGETGSSDIAKKIESGMVGGLFNIKSVAKIREVQKIAVEKSRTKIPLIFGMDVIHGYESIFPIPLGLSCSWDMKLIERSARIAAQEASADGINWTFSPMVDISRDARWGRISEGSGEDPHLGSEIAKAMVRGYQGNDLSANNTILSCVKHYALYGAAEAGRDYNTTDMSRVRMYNEYLPPYKAAIDAGVGSVMASFNEIDGVPATANKWLLTDVLRNEWNFKGFLVSDYTGVSEMINHGLGDLQTVSAKALDAGLDMDMVSEGLLSTLRQSVKEGKISEKQINDACRRILEAKFKLGLFHDPYRYCNVDRAKNEIFTSANRAEARSIAAQSFVLLKNKGDILPIKKTGTIALVGPLADAKENMTGTWSVAARFSESISVREGLQKAVGASAKVVYAKGSNLDADEAIEERGTMFGKTLHRDKRSAEELRNEAVQIAKGADVIIAAVGESAEMSGEASSRTNIEIPETQKELVKALLKTGKPVVLVLFTGRPLALAWEEENVPAILNVWYGGSEAGDAIADVLFGDVNPSGKLTTTFPQNVGQLPLYYSHKNTGRPLGNDKWFQKFRSNYLDVSNDPVYPFGFGLSYTQFSYGEIKLSKTDILPTDSLNLTIEVTNTGSRDGAEVVQLYIRDLVGSITRPVKELKGFQKINFKAGENKTVHFTIHVKDLSFYKSDLSFGYEPGKFQVFVGGNSRDVKQAEFTLGSL
- a CDS encoding family 43 glycosylhydrolase codes for the protein MNLDYAYIPSTHKYYAQDQSHRSTADPAVVKLRDTLYLFSTNQNGYWWSANMRKWNFVKQDFQSNGIAADNVCAPGAWAWGDTLLFIPSFAAPDPMPLYFSTDPVHAKWKILTDSFRVSTWDPSFFKDDDGKAYVYWGSSNTFPLYGMELDTKKKYQPVGEKKELSRLYPNEHGWERFGEDNTDTTIAPYTEGAWMTKHNGKYYYQYAAPGTEFNVYADGVLVGDHPLGPFVYQNYNPFSTKVGGFITGAGHGSTFQDKFGNYWHIATMLNWIKYKFERRLGVFPTGFDADGQMYSITAFGDYPSYHASALRDHTQSTFTGWMLLSYKKKAWASSSLNGKDPSLAFNENIRDYWSAASDQAGEFLAVDLGREYDLYAIQINYADEGARLRDKQYNIYHQYVIHHSQDGEKWQTLIDKSKNKTDVPHDYVQLKRPFRTRYLKLENIHMADGKFAIAGFRVFGKAEGNQPETVSGFKIARHVDTRDATFTWKAVDGAYAYNIYYGVQPDKLYNCIMVHDKTERYFRGLNKGITYYVQIEAIGETGLSQKSKIIKF
- a CDS encoding beta-glucosidase, whose protein sequence is MKYLFVATFVMVLVLHSCKPSSKNESSKSISDDSLFTLVQYKTFQYFWEGAEPVSGAARERIHLDNDYPDNDKNVVTTGGTGFGVMAILVGMERGFITRTEGTKRMIKLTNWLAKADRFHGAWPHWMYGETGKVKPFSKNDDGGDLVETAFLVQGLLCVRQYFKDGNKEEKALASKIDSLWRGVEWDWYQNKKNVLYWHWSPDKEWVMNFPLEGYNECLITYVLAAASPTHSIPAAAYHEGWARKGAIRNDSAHQQYGLHLALKHNGAQQFGGPLFWSHYSFLGLDPRKLKDTYADYWQHNVNHTLINYKYCVENPLHYKGYGPNCWGLTAGYSIKFYAAHSPNEDKSVISPTAALSSFPYTPKESQVAMRYFYDSLNTKIFGTYGFYDGFSEQANWTKPWYLAIDQGPIVVMMENYRSGLLWNLFMSAPEVQVAKTKLGFAP